From the genome of Metarhizium brunneum chromosome 4, complete sequence, one region includes:
- the thi9 gene encoding Thiamine transporter thi9, translating to MAAEGIQARHAHAGTVNNSCDPEQEMTADSRILESLGYKPVLHRTFNLFHNFATTFAALYFIGGVRVTFSTGIAAGGNLAYWYSHQPSYKNVSNGINRTSFIVTCVFTFITAAVIAEICSSLPLAGSIYLWAAEAGGPRFGRLFGFVVAWWSTTAWTTFCASNTQSAVNYMLSEIVVFNLDFPSDASSVKFRAVQWVATEILLALAAIWNLLPPRYFKWIFYLSTSSVIVDFVLNMVWLPIATSKTYGFRSAHDAFMTTYNGTGAPAGWNWCLSYLATAGILIGFDASGHVAEETRNASMSAARGIFWSTVVSGVGGFVVVILFLFCVPSSDVFFSFGGAQPFVPLYAAILGDGGHILMNIVCIVALWFNTAIAVLAASRLVFAVARDGVLPFSPWVSQVVDGQPRNAVIVVWAVASIITCTILPSSVAFTSLVSAAGVPSAAAYGLICIGRLFLTPNNFPRAAWSLGRLSKPFQAIAILWNGWVVAVLYSPYTFPVSAATFNYAPVIMGIVTIFALLSWWFIPAERWLPSERIQQTLDAKTPGSQQSFSEDHINPK from the exons ATGGCTGCCGAGGGGATTCAAGCGCGTCATGCGCATGCAGGCACCGTTAATAACTCATGCGACCCTGAGCAGGAAATGACGGCAGACTCGCGGATACTG GAGAGCCTTGGCTACAAACCC GTCTTGCATCGGACATTCAACCTCTTCCACAACTTTGCCACTACTTTTG CGGCCCTCTACTTCATCGGTGGTGTCCGCGTCACGTTTTCTACTGGCATtgctgccggcggcaacCTCGCCTACTGGTACAGCCACCAGCCCTCATACAAGAACGTTTCTAACGGGATAAACAGGACAAGCTTCATAGTTACGTGCGTCTTTACCTTCATCACCGCAGCTGTAATTGCGGAAATATGCTCGTCGCTCCCCTTGGCCGGCTCCATCTACCTGTGGGCAGCAGAGGCCGGCGGTCCACGCTTCGGGCGTCTCTTCGGCTTCGTTGTCGCTTGGTGGAGTACCACGGCCTGGACTACTTTCTGTGCAA GCAACACCCAGTCGGCAGTCAACTACATGCTCTCT GAAATCGTAGTCTTCAATCTCGACTTCCCGTCAGACGCTTCGAGCGTCAAATTCCGAGCCGTGCAGTGGGTGGCGACCGAAATACTGCTCGCCTTGGCCGCAATTTGGAACCTCTTGCCCC CGCGATACTTCAAGTGGATCTTTTACCTGTCCACGTCGTCCGTCATAGTAGACTTTGTATTGAACATGGTCTGGCTTCCCATTGCCACCTCCAAAACATATGGCTTCCGTTCTGCACACGACGCATTCATGACCACGTATAATGGGACAGGAGCTCCAGCAGGGTGGAACTGGTGTCTGTCTTACCTAGCTACTGCTGGTATTTTGATCGGCTTCGACGCGtccggccatgttgccgaaGAGACTCGGAATGCAAGCATGTCAGCAGCCAGGGGAATCTTCTGGAGCACAGTCGTCAGCGGAGTCGGCGGCTTCGTGGTTGTCATTCTGTTCCTATTCTGCGTG CCGTCGTCGGACGTGTTTTTTAGCTTTGGCGGCGCGCAACCGTTTGTGCCATTGTATGCGGCCATTCTCGGTGACGGCGGACACATTTTGATGAACATCGTCTGCATTGTTGCTCTTTGGTTT AACACCGCCATAGCCGTCCTCGCTGCATCACGGCTCGTGTTCGCCGTTGCCCGCGACGGCGTATTGCCATTCTCACCTTGGGTATCCCAAGTAGTCGACGGGCAACCACGAAACGCCGTCATTGTCGTTTGGGCTGTGGCGTCCATCATCACCTGCACCATACTGCCGTCTTCGGTAGCGTTCACGTCTCTGGTCTCCGCTGCTGGCGTACCGTCTGCCGCGGCGTACGGGCTCATTTGCATTGGCCGGCTGTTTCTTACGCCTAACAATTTCCCCAGGGCTGCTTGGAGTCTGGGGCGCCTTAGCAAACCCTTCCAGGCCATTGCTATTCTATGGAACGGATGGGTGGTCGCTGTGCTTTACTCGCCGTATACGTTCCCCGTGTCCGCCGCTACATTCAACTATGCACCAGTCATTATGGGTATTGTCACCatctttgctttgctttcGTGGTGGTTTATCCCGGCAGAGCGGTGGCTGCCCAGCGAGCGAATTCAGCAAACACTCGATGCAAAGACGCCAGGTAGCCAGCAGAGTTTTTCAGAGGATCATATAAATCCAAAATAG
- the fabG_1 gene encoding 3-oxoacyl-[acyl-carrier-protein] reductase FabG: MDVPGFALVTGAASGIGKACARAFAVEGAAGVALLDRSEQALLTAKTEVAAELAARQTDRQCHLLTLVVDVTDEEQVSKAVQEAAAAFGRLDYVVNAAGVTVRHDEGAAFADTSDWDRVMGVNLNGSLFVLRAAAQIMLKQEPIRSAVDGRPLQRGSIVNLASVLGLVAVPRYAAYTASKHAVIGLTKSASLDYAKDGLRINAMCPGYTETPMVATPELQKAVEETVRASVPMNRMGQPGEIADGVLFLAGGRSSFITGTALLTDGGLTAR; the protein is encoded by the coding sequence ATGGACGTCCCCGGATTCGCACTCGTCACCGGAGCAGCGTCCGGCATCGGCAAAGCATGCGCCcgcgcctttgccgtcgaggGCGCCGCCGGGGTCGCCCTCCTCGACAGATCCGAGCAGGCCCTCCTAACAGCCAAGACAGAGGTTGCCGCAGAACTCGCAGCACGCCAGACAGACCGGCAATGCCACCTGTTGacgctcgtcgtcgacgtcacCGATGAGGAGCAAGTGAGCAAGGCCGTCCAGGAGGCAGCCGCGGCGTTCGGCAGGCTCGACTACGTCGTCAACGCCGCGGGCGTGACGGTCAGGCACGACGAGGGCGCCGCGTTTGCCGACACCAGCGACTGGGACCGCGTCATGGGCGTCAACCTCAACGGCAGCCTGTTCGTCCTCAGGGCCGCCGCGCAGATCATGCTCAAGCAGGAGCCGATACGgtccgccgtcgacggccgcCCGCTGCAGCGAGGCTCCATTGTCAATCTGGCGTCGGTcctgggcctcgtcgccgtacCGCGGTACGCGGCGTACACGGCGTCCAAGCATGCCGTCATTGGGCTCACTAAGTCGGCTTCGTTGGACTACGCCAAGGATGGGCTGCGCATCAATGCCATGTGTCCGGGGTACACGGAGACGCCGATGGTGGCTACACCGGAACTCCAaaaggccgtcgaggagacTGTGCGCGCGTCGGTGCCGATGAATCGCATGGGACAGCCGGGGGAGATTGCGGATGGCGTCTTGTTCCTTGCTGGTGGGAGAAGTTCGTTTATTACTGGCACGGCGCTCTTGACCGACGGGGGCTTGACGGCAAGGTGA